The genomic region CTAGAAATGAAGCAAATCTTTATATAGATTTAGATAAGCTTACAGAAGAAGTAAAGACAAAATTGAATTCTCAAGGGGTAAATATATTTAATTATAATGAGATAGAAGAACATGTAAGAACTATAAAAGGTACAGTTTTACTAGATAAAAATAAGTTAAATGCAAAAGTATTTTCTGCAATTAGTAAAGAAGTTAGAGTTATAGATGAATTAAATTATACAACAAAATTAAAGGCTATAAAAAATGAAACTGAAATAGCAAGTATGGAAAAGTCTCAAGTAAGAGATGGAGTTGCTATGGTAAGATTTATGAAATGGCTAAAAGAAAATGTAGGTAAAGAAAAGATTAGTGAAATATCTGCAGCTAAGAAACTAACCTCAATAAGGGCTGAAGGTGAAAACTATAAGGGAGATAGTTTTAATACTATTGCTGGTTATAAGGAACATGCAGCAATGATGCATTATTCAGCAACTGAAAAAACAGATTATGAACTTAAGGAAGAGGGAATGTTTCTTGTAGATTCAGGAGCACAATATCTTGATGGAACTACAGATATAACAAGAACCTTTATTTTAGGAGAAATTACTGAAGAAGAAAGAAGAGATTTTACTCTAGTTTTAAAGAGTCATATAGGATTAGCTTTAGCTAAATTCTTAAAGGGAACTACAGGCATGAATCTAGATATTTTAGCAAGAGGACCATTATGGAAATATGGTATAGATTATAAATGCGGAACAGGTCATGGAGTTGGGTTTTTCTTAAATGTCCATGAAGGACCACAAAGCATTAGGCCAATAGGAGATGCTGCAGCTACAGTATTAGAAGCTGGAATGGTAATTACAAATGAACCTGGAGTTTATAAAGAAGGAAAGTATGGAATTAGAACTGAAAATACATTAATAGTAGAAAAATATATGATTTCAGAAGAATCTGGAGAATTCTATAAGTTTAGAACTATCTCTTATTGTCCTATAGATTTAGATGGAATAGAGCTTAATTTATTGACCTTTGAAGAAAAGGAGTGGTTAAATAATTACCACAAGACAGTATTTGAAAAGTTGAGTCCTTATTTAAGAAAAGATGAAATTGAGTTCTTAAAGAAAGTAACAAGGGAAGTTTAATCAATGTATATTTCACAGCGCACAGCTAAAAGTAGAATTATTTTTTATAGTCTCTAAAACTGTGCCCTGTGAACTTATAAAAATATTTTTTATGTTTGCTTCTTCTCTTTTGGTGGATTAATAATGGCGTTGATAATTATTGCAATAATTACCCCTACAATTGTTTCTAAAGTTCTTTGAAAAGCATATCTGACTGGATTAATAATATCAGGATCTATTAGTATTATTAAGATAACTATTGATGCTATAGTACAGGCAGCAGGTTTCTTAATTAAATTACAAATATATATTATTAAACAAACCCCTAATGAAGCTATAATTATAGAAAAGGAATGTAAATTAAGTTTAATGGTTAAAATAAGTATAATTGCTCCAAGTACACCGCCTATAAATGTACCAATCAATCTATTTAAACCTAT from Clostridium isatidis harbors:
- a CDS encoding aminopeptidase P family protein, translating into MSNLERLREIMKKESINYYIIPSSDSHQSEYVADYFKGREFISGFTGSAGTLLVGLDKAYLWTDGRYFIQAAKELLGTGIELMKMATPGYPSLEEWIKDNVKEDQVLGFDGRVVSVKQYESYKAIANNNKFKIVMDKDLLDEVWLNRPQLPKYKIFNHDESFCGKSTKEKLEEVRKHMINKEADSFILSSLDDIAWLYNIRGNDILFNPVALSYAIITRNEANLYIDLDKLTEEVKTKLNSQGVNIFNYNEIEEHVRTIKGTVLLDKNKLNAKVFSAISKEVRVIDELNYTTKLKAIKNETEIASMEKSQVRDGVAMVRFMKWLKENVGKEKISEISAAKKLTSIRAEGENYKGDSFNTIAGYKEHAAMMHYSATEKTDYELKEEGMFLVDSGAQYLDGTTDITRTFILGEITEEERRDFTLVLKSHIGLALAKFLKGTTGMNLDILARGPLWKYGIDYKCGTGHGVGFFLNVHEGPQSIRPIGDAAATVLEAGMVITNEPGVYKEGKYGIRTENTLIVEKYMISEESGEFYKFRTISYCPIDLDGIELNLLTFEEKEWLNNYHKTVFEKLSPYLRKDEIEFLKKVTREV
- a CDS encoding FUSC family protein, coding for MKHLALPHLGYRNLKTSLAVLICLLLIPKSLNAPIAAIISMQSTIEDSVKIGLNRLIGTFIGGVLGAIILILTIKLNLHSFSIIIASLGVCLIIYICNLIKKPAACTIASIVILIILIDPDIINPVRYAFQRTLETIVGVIIAIIINAIINPPKEKKQT